One window of the Pseudofrankia sp. DC12 genome contains the following:
- a CDS encoding GntR family transcriptional regulator: MASTDRSTPATESLHQQVARSIRNQIQSGRLRDGAVLPSTRELAAEWKTSVYTINEAMRVLGDEGLVVSQSRSKRVVHAPVGVNPAAWRPEVPRAVLIGGYPGSGKSELGRILGRQTGWAVVDKDTITRPVVEAALEVLGRSPHDRESADYLNIVRPREYDALLAATLENVECGNSVVSVAPFLREFRDQAWLDRTVARLNERGAVATLVWVRCDPDSMQQYIRHRGAARDAAKLADWGAYLAGVDTEFRPTADHELIDNSASSSPLQGQAKDLVAKILSR, translated from the coding sequence GTGGCGAGTACCGACCGGAGCACCCCGGCGACGGAGTCGCTCCACCAGCAGGTCGCGCGCAGCATCCGCAACCAGATCCAGTCCGGCCGTCTGCGGGACGGCGCGGTGCTCCCGTCTACCCGGGAGCTGGCGGCCGAGTGGAAGACCAGCGTCTATACGATCAACGAGGCGATGCGCGTGCTCGGAGATGAGGGCCTGGTGGTGTCGCAGTCGCGATCAAAGCGCGTCGTTCATGCGCCCGTAGGTGTCAATCCGGCGGCGTGGCGGCCGGAAGTGCCGCGGGCCGTTCTCATCGGCGGATACCCGGGAAGCGGCAAGTCTGAGCTTGGCCGTATCCTCGGACGGCAGACGGGCTGGGCGGTAGTCGACAAGGACACGATCACTCGCCCGGTGGTCGAGGCTGCGCTAGAAGTGCTTGGCCGTTCCCCGCACGACCGCGAGTCAGCCGACTACCTGAACATCGTTCGGCCGCGTGAGTACGATGCCCTCCTCGCAGCGACGCTGGAGAATGTCGAGTGCGGAAACAGCGTCGTGTCGGTCGCGCCATTCCTCCGCGAGTTCCGGGATCAGGCCTGGCTGGATCGGACCGTTGCTAGGCTGAACGAGCGGGGCGCCGTCGCAACGCTGGTGTGGGTGCGCTGCGACCCGGACAGCATGCAGCAGTACATACGGCATCGTGGTGCGGCCCGCGACGCGGCCAAGCTCGCGGACTGGGGTGCGTACCTCGCAGGCGTTGACACCGAGTTCCGGCCGACAGCGGATCACGAGCTTATCGACAATTCCGCGTCGTCATCGCCGCTCCAAGGTCAGGCCAAAGATCTCGTCGCTAAGATCCTGTCCCGATGA
- a CDS encoding guanylate kinase: MLTAVDPRIQLFPRLKSGKGRSDGYRLVDDARIDSLAEAGQIAWENRRYGSRYAVDTPALVKAATDHVPVVHLGQVEAVGAIEAAAPEVRWTVVQLWCPREVAAGRLTKRNPADAAERLAAWDATERLPTADLTLDTSTVLPVDAAREIVSVLGW, from the coding sequence ATGCTGACGGCGGTCGACCCTCGAATTCAACTGTTCCCCCGCCTAAAATCAGGCAAGGGTCGGTCGGATGGCTACCGCCTAGTGGACGATGCGCGCATCGATTCACTCGCTGAGGCCGGGCAGATCGCTTGGGAGAATCGCCGCTACGGCTCTCGATACGCGGTCGACACTCCTGCGCTGGTCAAGGCCGCGACCGACCACGTACCCGTGGTGCACCTTGGTCAGGTAGAAGCCGTGGGGGCGATCGAGGCTGCCGCGCCAGAGGTGCGTTGGACGGTCGTCCAGCTCTGGTGTCCTCGCGAGGTCGCCGCCGGCCGACTCACCAAGCGGAATCCTGCGGACGCCGCGGAGCGCCTTGCCGCCTGGGATGCGACCGAGCGTTTGCCCACCGCGGACCTCACGTTGGACACGTCCACCGTCCTACCGGTCGACGCCGCACGCGAGATCG